A region of the Litchfieldia alkalitelluris genome:
AGAAACTGATTACTCGCCCTCTTCTTATTCTATTATAGGTCTTTATCTTCGATGCTTGTTAACCAAGCTTCAATTTCTCCAACAACAGATTTAACTGTACCATTTTCAAAGGGTGAAAGTAAATTCGCTACTTCAACTAGCTCAGTAAATGGTTTACTACCTCCCTCTTTGCATAAAACCAAGTAATCATTCCAGGCCTGTTTATGATTTTCTCTTGATTTTTTCCAAAATTGAAAAGCACAAATTTGAGCAAGCGTATAGTCAATGTAATAAAATGCTGTTGTATAAATATGGCTTTGACGCTGCCAGAAGCCTCCATTTTCAAGATACATATTTCCATCATAATCTCGATCTGGCATATATTTCTTCTCAATTTCTCTCCAAGCTTGATTACGTTCAGCTGGTGTTACTTCTGGATTCTCATAAACGAAATGTTGGAATTCATCTACAGCTACTCCATATGGAAGGAAAATAAGAGATTCACTAAGATGTGCAAACTTATATTTATCAGTATCTTCCTCAAAGAAAAGTTCCATCCATGGCCATGTAAAGAACTCCATACTCATCGAGTGAATTTCACATGCCTCATATGTTGGCCAATTATATTCAGGAACCTCAAAATGTCTGCTTGAATATACTTGGAAAGCATGACCCGCTTCATGTGTTAACACATCTATATCACCTGATGTACCATTAAAATTCGAAAATATATAAGGTGACTTATAATCTTCAATATATGTACAATATCCTCCACTTGCTTTTCCTTTTTTCGCTACTAGATCCATCAGATTGTTGTCAATCATAAAATTAAAGAATTCATTTGTCTCAGGTGAGAATTCTTCATACATTTTCTTACCATTATCAATAATCCATTCTGGACTTCCTTTAGGAGCTGCATTTCCCGAACTAAATTTAAATGCTTCATCATAATATTTTAAACTCTCCAGACCGATACGATCAGCTTGGCGTTTTCTTAGTTCAACTGCCAAAGGAACAATATACTCTTTTACTTGATTTCGAAAATTCGCAACCATTTCTGCAGTATAATCTGTACGTCCTAATCTTGCATAACCTAGTTCGATGAAATTATTATAGCCTAACTTCTTCGCAATAGTTGTTCGTACCTTAATCAACTTATCATATATTTCATCGAATTGCTCTTGGTGCTCTTTAAAAAAACCAAACCTTGCTTCATTTGCCTTCTCACGAACAGAACGATCTCTTGATTCTCCAAAAGGCTGCAACTGTGCTAAAGTACGCTCTTCACCTTCAAATTGGATTTTTGCTGATGCAACAAGTTTTGTGTACTCTGAAGCAAGCTTGTTTTCTTTTTGAAGGTCCTCAATTACCTCGGGTGCAAACGTTTTTAATTGTGTTTCTGCAAGAGCAAACAGTTGATTCCCCCATTTCCCTTCGAGTTCTGAACGAAACTTTGAGTTAACAAGTGCTTCATAATATTTAGATACAAGTCCTTGAACTAATGGCTGTATTTCGTCTAAATAATCTTGCTCTTCCTTATAGAATTCATCGTTTGTATCAACTGTATGTCTAATGTAGCAAAGGTTAAATACTGTACTTACCTTATTACGAATCGTATTAATCTCTTGCATTGCTGAATTTTGTTCCTCTAAAGTTTGGGCATGTGAAAATTTTTCAATTGCACTTGAAAATTCCTCTTCAACCTCTTCCATATTTGGTCGAGTATACGTAAAATCATTAAAATTCATATTATTCCCTTCTTTCCTTGAGCTAACATACTCTATGTTTTCTTTTAACTAGAAAATAATTCAGTTCCTTACTACTATGTATGATCTAACCTAAATTTCTAATCACTAGTATATTCTACATTGAACTTAATAATCCTTTAGAACGTTTACTAGAAAATAATACTCTTTATTAAATTACACTTAAGATAATAGCTCATTTTGTCGATATAAAGAATATAATTAGGATAGTATAATTTTTTTCACATTCTCAATCTAGCGAAAATTTTAATGAAGGTTTGGTGAAACGATGGATAAAGCATCTCTAATAGGAATCATTCTAGGTGTATTAGCAGTTGGTATAGGGATGGTATTTAAAGGGGTAAGCCCTGTTGCATTAGTGAATCCTGCAGCTATTTTAATTATCTTGGTCGGTACGGCTGGCGCTGTTACGATTGCCTTTCCAATGAATGAAATTAAAAAAGTACCTCAACTTTTCGGCATCTTATTTAAAGAGACAAAGATCATCTCTATAGAAGAATTAATACCGATGTTTACCGATTGGGCCACAGTAGCTCGAAAAGAGGGATTACTTGCGTTAGAGGCAAAAGTGTCTGAAATTGATGATGAATTTCTTCGAAACGGATTAAGTATGGCTGTAGATGGACAAAGTGCAGAGTTCATTCGTGATGTGATGACAGAAGAAATCGAAGCAATGGAAGAGAGGCATCAAGCAAGTGCGGCTATTTTTACACAGGCGGGTACTTATGCACCTACACTTGGTGTATTAGGAGCAGTTGTAGGACTTATTGCTGCTTTAGGTAATATGGCAGATACTGAAGCATTAGGTCATGCCATCGCTGGTGCTTTTATTGCCACTTTACTAGGGATATTTACGGGATATGTATTATGGCATCCCTTTGCAAATAAACTAAAAAGAAAATCAATGGTGGAGGCAAAGGTTCGATATATTATGATAGAAGGGGTCCTCTCAGTTCTTGAAGGACAAGCTCCAAGGGCAATTGAACAAAAACTATTAACTTACTTATCTATCAAAGATCGACAAAAAGTAATGTCTGAAGGTGAAGTAATCAATGGCTAGGAAGAAAAAGCATAAGCATCACGAAGAACATGTGGATGAATCGTGGCTTATTCCATATGCCGACTTGCTAACATTATTATTAGCACTTTTCATCGTTCTTTTCGCAGCAAGTACTGTTGATCTTCAGAAATTTCAAGCGATAGCCAACTCCTTTAATAATGCTTTTATAGGTGGAACTGGAGTATTAGACTATGAAAGACCTGTTCCTGAGCCTGTTAATCCGCAACCTAGTCCAAGTGACATCCCGGAGAAAGAGGAAGAGAAAGAGGAAGAACGAAACGATGAAGAAAAACGTAAAGAGGCAGAGAGAGAAGAGTTGAAAAACTTACAGGATAAAATTAATGGTTATATTAGCAGGAATAACCTTGAATTGGAACTTCAAACAAAACTCATAGACGACGGATTGCTCGTTACACTTCATAATGATACTTTTTTTGATTCTGGAAGCGCACAAGTACGTGGAGACGATGCAAAGCTAGCTAAAGAAATTTCACAACTGCTCGTAATGAATCCTCCTAGAAATATTGTCGTTAGTGGACATACTGATAATGTACCAATACGAAATAGCCAATATGATAACAATTGGCACTTAAGTGTTATGAGATCTGTAAATTTTATGAAAATTCTCCTTGAAAATACTAAGCTAAATGCTCAAAACTTTAGTGCAAAAGGGTTTGGAGAATTTAAACCTGTTTCATCAAACGATACTTCTGATGGAAGAAGAAAAAATAGACGAGTTGAAATTTTAATTCTACCAAATAACTAATAACACTCAGCAGATGCCAAGTTACCTAATAGGTAGCTTGGCATTTTTCTCTGAGATTAAGAAATAACTTTCCAATTATGATTTAAGCTAGCTTTAATGATTCCTCTTTCAATGATATAAGAAGCTAGTAGTTCTGAAACATCTTGATTAATTTCCTTAACAACTTCTCTTTCCTTGAACATTGTATACTGCCCACCACCAGAAGCCCTATAGTTGTTCATCACAACGTGATATTCAAAATTCATACCAAGAGGCTCCCCGTTTTGTTCAAGCTTAGTCACCCTACTTCCTATTGGTTTAGAAATATCTAAAATATAGTTAATTCCCTCCCACATATCATAATTATAATGCTGAGGCTTCGGTGTGATAAACTTCGGATTCACTTCAATTTCTTTAGAATTATTAACAATGAAGTAAGTAGCACTTAACTCCAGTGCTTTTTTTATATCCTCACCTTTTAGTTTGAGCACTTTTAATGTATTAGGATATATATAATTTGAAACAACATCGCGCATCGTTATTTTCTCTTTAAATCCAATTGAAGCATTGTTAAATAAAGATGTACAAGAAATTTCTGCACCTGAAATTTCCATTTGCATTTTATTTATAAATTCAATATAGGGATGATCTTTTAATCGAACAGATAGAGGGTCTTCTATTTTCATATCTCCCTCAACTGTTCCTATAAAATTGTCTAGCCAGTCTTGTGTTTCTCTTTCATATTCACTTATTAATTCAACGATTTCATTATCAGCTAGAACAGATTCACACGATATAATTTCGGAAGAAATATCGTCAATGTGATTTTCTCCAGGATCTTGAGTTAAAGTTATTTCTACCTTTCCTACGTTTGCTCCATTCATACCAGGTTGAATAACTGTTGTATTGTCAATCATCCCTGATATTTCTCTATGTTGGTGTCCAGTAAAAAGAACGTGGATCCCTTCAACCTCTTTGCATATTTGAAAGCCCTGATTTTCACCAGTAGGTTCTTCAGTCAATTCACCTGATATAAGATCCCTTTCAAAACCTCCATGATATGACACAATCAAGATATCTGGATTTTCCTTTGCTATTATTTCTGATACCCATTGCTTTGTAGCATTGAGAGTGTCTATGAATTTTAAGCCTGCTATATGAGATGGTTCTTCCCAGCTGGGGATAAAGTGGGTCGTTACTCCTAAGATTGCTAGTTTGACGTCTTCTATCATCTTGATAATATAAGGTTGTCCAAAATATGGGGTATTCTTTTCGGCATCGATAATGTTTGCTGAAAGCCAAGGAAAACAACTATTTCCTACTGCCTCATGAAGAACATTTAAACCATAATTAAACTCATGATTCCCAATAACTGCAGCATCATATCTTAAGTGATTTAGTATTTTAATCATTGGATTTTCATTATTATTTTTATTGTGGACATAGTTAAATGTTAATGGTGTTCCTTGTATCAAATCACCATTATCTATTAAAATAACGTGTTCGCTTGTCTTTCTTTCCGCTTTAATAATAGTGGATACTTTCGCAAGTCCATGGTGAACTTCTCTATTATCTCCATATTGAATAGGTAAAACGTTGCCATGAATATCACTCGTGGCAAGAATAGTGATTGAGACTTTTTTCTTATCCATGATGTACCACCTTACTTTTCTTAAAAAAATTCTTACTAATATATTTTAAACAATTCTGTTTAGTTTCATTAATTACAAGCTTTATTCTTATTTTCCCTTTAAAAAAAGTACCTATCAAACACTTTCGTTAGTGTAGAATAGGTACTTTTTGATTTACTATTTAAATAGCTAAAATTTCTTCGACACGATGAATTGCTTCAAAACTCAATTCAATATCAGAGGCTTTAACATTAGCTTCAATCTGTTCAGGATTCGAAGCTCCGACTAGTGTGCTAGAGACATTATGCTGTCTTAGAATCCATGAAAGTGCCAATTCAGGTAACGTAATACCCAATTCCAATGCTAACGCTTCCAACCGGTCTAATTTTGTAAGAACAATATCATTAATGATTTTTCTTACCCAAGTATTTACTTGTGTATTTGCACCTCTACTATCCTCAGGAATCTTTCCGCCTTTATATTTACCAGTTAAGACTCCTTGTGCTAGAGGTGAAAAAACTACTTGACCTATTCCACTTTTTTCACAAAGAGGAATAATTTCATCCTCTATATCTCTATGAAACATATTATACTGTGGCTGATTCACAATAATTCGATCAAGCAAATATTTATCAGCGATAGACACAGCTTCTTGTATCTGTGCTGCAGACCATTCACTTACCCCTGCATATAATGTTTTTCCTTGCCTTATTAAATCATCAATTGCTTTTAGTGTCTCATCAACAGGTGTCTCTGAATCATAACGATGACAATAAAAGATATCAACGTATTCTAGGTCCATCCTCTTTAAACTGTTATTTAGTTGTTCGATAATATGTTTACGCGATAATCCTTTATCATTTGGTCCCTCACCCATAGCACCAAATGCCTTTGTGGTTATTACATATGACTCTCTTGGAAACTCTTTTAAAGCTGAAGAAAGGATCCTCTCCCCTTCACCTTTTTCATATACATTTGCGGAAT
Encoded here:
- a CDS encoding M3 family oligoendopeptidase, whose translation is MNFNDFTYTRPNMEEVEEEFSSAIEKFSHAQTLEEQNSAMQEINTIRNKVSTVFNLCYIRHTVDTNDEFYKEEQDYLDEIQPLVQGLVSKYYEALVNSKFRSELEGKWGNQLFALAETQLKTFAPEVIEDLQKENKLASEYTKLVASAKIQFEGEERTLAQLQPFGESRDRSVREKANEARFGFFKEHQEQFDEIYDKLIKVRTTIAKKLGYNNFIELGYARLGRTDYTAEMVANFRNQVKEYIVPLAVELRKRQADRIGLESLKYYDEAFKFSSGNAAPKGSPEWIIDNGKKMYEEFSPETNEFFNFMIDNNLMDLVAKKGKASGGYCTYIEDYKSPYIFSNFNGTSGDIDVLTHEAGHAFQVYSSRHFEVPEYNWPTYEACEIHSMSMEFFTWPWMELFFEEDTDKYKFAHLSESLIFLPYGVAVDEFQHFVYENPEVTPAERNQAWREIEKKYMPDRDYDGNMYLENGGFWQRQSHIYTTAFYYIDYTLAQICAFQFWKKSRENHKQAWNDYLVLCKEGGSKPFTELVEVANLLSPFENGTVKSVVGEIEAWLTSIEDKDL
- the motA gene encoding flagellar motor stator protein MotA; the protein is MDKASLIGIILGVLAVGIGMVFKGVSPVALVNPAAILIILVGTAGAVTIAFPMNEIKKVPQLFGILFKETKIISIEELIPMFTDWATVARKEGLLALEAKVSEIDDEFLRNGLSMAVDGQSAEFIRDVMTEEIEAMEERHQASAAIFTQAGTYAPTLGVLGAVVGLIAALGNMADTEALGHAIAGAFIATLLGIFTGYVLWHPFANKLKRKSMVEAKVRYIMIEGVLSVLEGQAPRAIEQKLLTYLSIKDRQKVMSEGEVING
- the motB gene encoding flagellar motor protein MotB gives rise to the protein MARKKKHKHHEEHVDESWLIPYADLLTLLLALFIVLFAASTVDLQKFQAIANSFNNAFIGGTGVLDYERPVPEPVNPQPSPSDIPEKEEEKEEERNDEEKRKEAEREELKNLQDKINGYISRNNLELELQTKLIDDGLLVTLHNDTFFDSGSAQVRGDDAKLAKEISQLLVMNPPRNIVVSGHTDNVPIRNSQYDNNWHLSVMRSVNFMKILLENTKLNAQNFSAKGFGEFKPVSSNDTSDGRRKNRRVEILILPNN
- a CDS encoding bifunctional metallophosphatase/5'-nucleotidase, translating into MMDKKKVSITILATSDIHGNVLPIQYGDNREVHHGLAKVSTIIKAERKTSEHVILIDNGDLIQGTPLTFNYVHNKNNNENPMIKILNHLRYDAAVIGNHEFNYGLNVLHEAVGNSCFPWLSANIIDAEKNTPYFGQPYIIKMIEDVKLAILGVTTHFIPSWEEPSHIAGLKFIDTLNATKQWVSEIIAKENPDILIVSYHGGFERDLISGELTEEPTGENQGFQICKEVEGIHVLFTGHQHREISGMIDNTTVIQPGMNGANVGKVEITLTQDPGENHIDDISSEIISCESVLADNEIVELISEYERETQDWLDNFIGTVEGDMKIEDPLSVRLKDHPYIEFINKMQMEISGAEISCTSLFNNASIGFKEKITMRDVVSNYIYPNTLKVLKLKGEDIKKALELSATYFIVNNSKEIEVNPKFITPKPQHYNYDMWEGINYILDISKPIGSRVTKLEQNGEPLGMNFEYHVVMNNYRASGGGQYTMFKEREVVKEINQDVSELLASYIIERGIIKASLNHNWKVIS
- a CDS encoding aldo/keto reductase family protein; translation: MKYRRIGRSGLKVSEISLGSWLTFGKTVDEETAIKTIHKAYELGVNFFDSANVYEKGEGERILSSALKEFPRESYVITTKAFGAMGEGPNDKGLSRKHIIEQLNNSLKRMDLEYVDIFYCHRYDSETPVDETLKAIDDLIRQGKTLYAGVSEWSAAQIQEAVSIADKYLLDRIIVNQPQYNMFHRDIEDEIIPLCEKSGIGQVVFSPLAQGVLTGKYKGGKIPEDSRGANTQVNTWVRKIINDIVLTKLDRLEALALELGITLPELALSWILRQHNVSSTLVGASNPEQIEANVKASDIELSFEAIHRVEEILAI